Proteins found in one Geomonas subterranea genomic segment:
- a CDS encoding thioredoxin domain-containing protein — MTSFQLKCPRCGAANRIPADKEGVAGRCGNCRAKLPPLYSTPRELDDAGFDAFIASYPGPVLAEFWAPWUPHCLSFAPAVRKVAALLAGEAAVVQVNTDQSPALSARFGVRGIPVLHLLRGGKSVEQLSGAQSAEAVLSWFRRSLERK, encoded by the coding sequence ATGACATCCTTCCAACTCAAATGTCCCCGTTGCGGCGCCGCGAACCGCATCCCCGCCGACAAGGAGGGGGTGGCCGGGCGATGCGGCAACTGCCGCGCCAAACTTCCCCCTCTCTACAGCACCCCCCGCGAACTGGATGACGCCGGTTTCGACGCTTTCATCGCCTCCTACCCGGGGCCCGTGCTCGCCGAGTTCTGGGCCCCCTGGTGACCGCATTGCCTGTCATTCGCACCGGCGGTGCGAAAGGTGGCGGCGCTACTGGCCGGGGAGGCCGCGGTGGTACAGGTCAACACGGATCAAAGCCCGGCGCTGTCGGCGCGTTTCGGGGTGCGCGGCATCCCGGTGCTGCATCTGCTGCGCGGGGGTAAATCTGTGGAGCAGCTGTCCGGCGCGCAGTCGGCCGAGGCGGTGCTCTCCTGGTTTCGGCGTTCGCTGGAGAGGAAATGA
- a CDS encoding polysaccharide deacetylase family protein, with protein MKYRILLLILAVALLAVPGAQAVSPAKPAQPAAGQGVNVPILLYHRFGPTVADGMTIKTSVFEEHLKYLKDNGYTVIPLRKLVDYYLKKGPAPAPKSVVIVEDDAHKSVYSDMLPLAKKYNVPVTVFVYPSAISNAKYAMTWEQLKTLQKNGFDIQSHTFWHPNFKRDKKKMAPAEFEKSVQTQLKKSKAKLEEKLGTKVDLLAWPFGIYDDYLLKRAAEAGYVATFTIEAHHAGPNDVAMKLPRYLLINADQGKSFARIVEGTAPKRNVVY; from the coding sequence ATGAAGTACCGCATCCTGCTCCTGATCCTCGCCGTCGCCCTGCTGGCCGTACCCGGCGCGCAGGCCGTCAGCCCCGCCAAACCGGCCCAGCCCGCCGCCGGTCAGGGGGTCAACGTCCCCATACTGCTCTACCACCGCTTCGGCCCCACCGTGGCCGACGGCATGACCATCAAGACTTCGGTCTTCGAGGAACACCTGAAGTACCTGAAGGACAACGGGTACACCGTGATCCCGCTCAGAAAGCTCGTGGACTACTACCTGAAAAAGGGCCCCGCCCCCGCTCCCAAGTCGGTGGTGATCGTGGAGGACGACGCGCACAAGTCGGTCTACAGCGACATGCTGCCACTCGCCAAGAAGTACAACGTCCCGGTCACGGTCTTCGTGTACCCCTCCGCCATCTCCAACGCGAAGTACGCGATGACCTGGGAGCAACTGAAGACCCTGCAGAAGAACGGTTTCGACATCCAGTCCCACACCTTCTGGCACCCCAACTTCAAACGGGACAAGAAGAAGATGGCGCCCGCCGAGTTCGAGAAGTCGGTTCAGACCCAGCTCAAGAAGTCGAAGGCCAAGCTGGAAGAGAAACTGGGGACCAAGGTGGACCTGCTCGCCTGGCCCTTCGGCATCTATGACGACTACCTGCTGAAGAGGGCGGCAGAGGCGGGATACGTGGCGACCTTCACCATTGAGGCGCACCACGCCGGCCCCAACGACGTCGCCATGAAGCTGCCGCGCTACCTCCTGATCAACGCGGACCAGGGTAAATCCTTCGCCCGCATCGTCGAGGGAACCGCCCCCAAGAGAAACGTGGTGTACTAA
- a CDS encoding bacteriohemerythrin produces the protein MELIEWSDSLSVGIGKVDEQHKKLIQMMDELDQAIRNNESADVVEDVLTNLFNYAQAHFAVEEELFRTHKYPEMALHELEHQRFIAKAFAFKERLSSRKPGLALELLNFLSSWVLNHIELTDKRYAKFLHDCGVS, from the coding sequence ATGGAATTAATAGAGTGGTCGGATAGTCTCAGTGTGGGAATCGGGAAGGTGGACGAACAGCATAAAAAGCTGATCCAGATGATGGACGAATTGGACCAGGCCATCAGGAACAACGAGTCCGCCGACGTGGTGGAGGACGTGCTCACCAACCTTTTCAACTACGCGCAGGCACATTTCGCCGTGGAGGAAGAGCTCTTCCGGACGCATAAATACCCCGAGATGGCGCTGCACGAACTGGAACACCAGCGCTTCATCGCCAAGGCTTTCGCCTTCAAGGAGCGGCTGAGCTCCAGGAAACCGGGGCTCGCGCTGGAGCTATTGAACTTCCTCTCAAGCTGGGTGCTGAACCACATCGAGCTCACCGACAAGCGTTACGCGAAATTCCTGCACGACTGCGGGGTGAGCTGA
- a CDS encoding class I SAM-dependent rRNA methyltransferase gives MSKQYVVGNESVRMIELGHPWIIADAYTRKWPAGEAGDLVELVDGSGRFMAMALLDPKDRIVARILSRERMRLDRGWVQSRLERAVALRRNHADLDDSDAYRLVNGEGDGLPGLTVDRYGDYLMVQVYCSGWRRHLKLVTQSLEELLAPAGIYEKGRPQNTRELEAESDDKKYGRLLTGTAAVEPLLVRENGLTFRVSLERGLNTGLFLDMRKNRRDLMARVKGKRFLNLFSYTGAFSVAAAAAGASLVTSVDASPSYMAQARENFELNRLNPKRHEFLVGDCFTMLDDLARQKKVYDVILMDPPSFSTTAKSRFTTRGGTSDLVAAALKLLKSGGVLISSSNHQKVDLADYLKELRRGALQGGDQLQVVSFSGQPEDFPYPVTFPEGRYLKYVIAVKG, from the coding sequence ATGTCCAAACAGTACGTGGTAGGAAACGAATCGGTGCGGATGATCGAACTGGGACACCCCTGGATCATCGCGGATGCCTACACCAGGAAGTGGCCCGCCGGAGAGGCGGGGGACCTGGTGGAGCTGGTCGACGGCAGCGGGCGTTTCATGGCCATGGCCCTTTTGGATCCCAAGGACCGCATCGTGGCCCGGATCCTGTCGCGGGAGCGGATGCGCCTTGACCGTGGCTGGGTGCAGTCGCGCCTGGAGCGGGCGGTGGCGCTGAGACGAAACCACGCGGACCTCGACGACTCGGACGCCTACAGGCTCGTGAACGGCGAGGGGGATGGACTCCCGGGACTCACCGTCGACCGCTACGGGGACTACCTCATGGTGCAGGTCTACTGCTCGGGGTGGCGCAGGCATCTGAAGCTGGTGACGCAGTCGCTGGAGGAGCTCCTTGCGCCGGCGGGGATCTACGAGAAGGGGCGCCCCCAGAACACCCGGGAGCTCGAGGCGGAAAGCGACGACAAGAAGTACGGCCGGCTGCTGACGGGCACGGCCGCGGTGGAGCCTCTGCTGGTGCGGGAAAACGGGCTCACCTTCCGGGTCAGCCTGGAGCGCGGCCTCAACACCGGGCTGTTCCTCGACATGCGCAAGAACCGGCGCGACCTCATGGCGCGGGTGAAGGGAAAGCGCTTCCTGAACCTCTTCTCCTACACCGGCGCCTTCTCGGTCGCAGCGGCCGCGGCTGGTGCGAGCCTCGTCACCAGCGTTGACGCGTCCCCGAGCTACATGGCCCAGGCCAGGGAGAACTTCGAGCTGAACCGGCTGAACCCGAAGCGGCACGAGTTCCTGGTGGGGGACTGCTTCACCATGCTGGATGACCTCGCCCGGCAGAAGAAGGTCTACGACGTGATCCTGATGGATCCCCCCTCCTTCTCCACCACGGCCAAGAGCCGCTTCACCACGCGCGGCGGCACCTCTGACCTGGTGGCCGCGGCGCTCAAGCTCCTTAAAAGCGGAGGGGTGCTCATCTCCTCGTCCAACCACCAGAAGGTGGACCTTGCGGATTACTTGAAGGAACTGCGCCGCGGGGCCTTGCAGGGAGGGGACCAACTGCAGGTGGTTTCCTTCAGCGGCCAGCCCGAGGACTTCCCGTACCCCGTCACCTTTCCCGAGGGACGCTACCTCAAGTACGTCATCGCCGTGAAGGGGTGA